Proteins co-encoded in one Malus sylvestris chromosome 7, drMalSylv7.2, whole genome shotgun sequence genomic window:
- the LOC126627972 gene encoding histone-lysine N-methyltransferase, H3 lysine-9 specific SUVH5-like isoform X2 — MAIVKILEKKAANRFPPKKPRADADRDGTSRTNVEEALQAYRDTLTQILKERDVKWEKKTCWNRPDIEAAMRLRRQGKRFFMMKKRIGRIPGIRVGDEFQNRAALTVVGLHCQFRKGIDYIKNSNGKIYATSIVNSARYDNDSVESPDTLIYSGEGGNPGVTDSEKRLEDQKLERGNLALRNSMEAKSHVRVVRCFKCLSASSTAYFYDGLYNVTGCWQKRAKFGKLVYVFLLRREPGQPKFAIPRRKVSSKSMKTPATPILCKNDISQGKEKTPIRAVNKVDSDESPPSFNYISDTIYPDFVKSTETRQTGCDCKDGCSESKPCPCIMKNKGVLPYNDKGRRTNRSSSIVYECGAGCKCSSSCKNRVSQRGVCSTFKLEVFKTRSKAWDVRSLAWIPRDSFVCEYVGEVVVLEYNNNGFQDASEQRQEQKQQPFCFPLMLLSSSGGEKSSRLAVDAAKRGNVGRFVNHSPSPNLYVQRVLFDHGDPRMPHMMLFAKKDIRPCQELTLDFNCNVVANQA; from the coding sequence CCGTTTTCCCCCCAAGAAGCCGAGAGCTGATGCCGATAGAGATGGAACAAGTCGTACCAACGTGGAGGAGGCCTTGCAGGCATATCGAGACACACTGACTCAGATCTTGAAAGAACGCGATGTTAAATGGGAGAAGAAAACTTGCTGGAACAGGCCTGACATTGAAGCAGCGATGCGTCTTCGAAGGCAAGGGAAAAGATTTTTTATGATGAAGAAACGAATCGGACGAATTCCAGGGATTAGAGTTGGTGACGAGTTTCAGAACAGGGCTGCACTAACTGTCGTTGGCCTTCATTGCCAGTTCCGCAAGGGTATTGATTATATCAAGAACAGCAATGGGAAAATCTATGCCACAAGCATCGTTAACTCTGCCCGATATGACAACGACAGTGTAGAATCTCCGGATACCTTGATATACTCAGGCGAAGGTGGAAATCCTGGCGTTACAGATTCAGAAAAACGACTCGAGGATCAAAAACTTGAACGTGGAAATCTTGCGCTAAGGAATAGTATGGAAGCAAAAAGTCATGTTAGGGTAGTTCGTTGCTTTAAATGCTTATCGGCCAGCAGCACTGCTTATTTTTACGATGGTCTCTACAATGTAACAGGTTGTTGGCAAAAAAGAGCGAAATTTGGCAAacttgtttatgtgtttttgctGAGAAGAGAGCCGGGCCAACCAAAATTTGCCATCCCGCGTAGGAAAGTCTCGAGCAAGTCGATGAAGACGCCTGCTACTCCTATCCTTTGTAAAAACGACATCTCTCAAGGGAAAGAGAAGACGCCTATTCGCGCAGTCAATAAAGTAGACAGTGATGAGAGTCCTCCATCTTTCAATTACATATCCGATACCATTTATCCAGATTTCGTCAAGAGCACCGAGACCAGACAGACAGGGTGCGATTGCAAAGATGGATGCTCTGAATCTAAGCCGTGTCCTTGCATAATGAAGAACAAAGGGGTTTTGCCATATAACGACAAGGGACGTAGGACGAATAGGAGCTCCTCCATTGTCTATGAGTGTGGTGCAGGGTGTAAGTGCTCTTCTTCATGCAAAAATAGAGTCAGCCAACGGGGAGTATGTTCCACGTTTAAACTTGAAGTGTTCAAGACTAGATCAAAAGCATGGGATGTTAGGTCGCTCGCGTGGATTCCAAGAGATAGTTTTGTTTGTGAGTACGTCGGAGAAGTAGTAGTACTTGAGTATAACAACAATGGTTTTCAAGACGCTTCTGAGCAGCGGCAGGAGCAGAAGCAGCAGCCTTTCTGTTTTCCTCTTATGTTGTTATCATCATCGGGAGGGGAAAAGAGTAGCAGGTTGGCCGTTGATGCCGCGAAACGTGGAAATGTGGGGAGATTTGTGAATCACAGTCCGTCGCCTAATCTGTATGTCCAACGCGTCCTCTTTGATCATGGAGACCCGAGAATGCCACACATGATGTTGTTTGCTAAGAAGGACATACGACCTTGTCAAGAGCTAACCCTTGATTTTAACTGCAATGTTGTAGCGAACCAAGCTTGA
- the LOC126627972 gene encoding histone-lysine N-methyltransferase, H3 lysine-9 specific SUVH5-like isoform X1, giving the protein MVFLQFPIIWCKNKNSTMAIVKILEKKAANRFPPKKPRADADRDGTSRTNVEEALQAYRDTLTQILKERDVKWEKKTCWNRPDIEAAMRLRRQGKRFFMMKKRIGRIPGIRVGDEFQNRAALTVVGLHCQFRKGIDYIKNSNGKIYATSIVNSARYDNDSVESPDTLIYSGEGGNPGVTDSEKRLEDQKLERGNLALRNSMEAKSHVRVVRCFKCLSASSTAYFYDGLYNVTGCWQKRAKFGKLVYVFLLRREPGQPKFAIPRRKVSSKSMKTPATPILCKNDISQGKEKTPIRAVNKVDSDESPPSFNYISDTIYPDFVKSTETRQTGCDCKDGCSESKPCPCIMKNKGVLPYNDKGRRTNRSSSIVYECGAGCKCSSSCKNRVSQRGVCSTFKLEVFKTRSKAWDVRSLAWIPRDSFVCEYVGEVVVLEYNNNGFQDASEQRQEQKQQPFCFPLMLLSSSGGEKSSRLAVDAAKRGNVGRFVNHSPSPNLYVQRVLFDHGDPRMPHMMLFAKKDIRPCQELTLDFNCNVVANQA; this is encoded by the coding sequence CCGTTTTCCCCCCAAGAAGCCGAGAGCTGATGCCGATAGAGATGGAACAAGTCGTACCAACGTGGAGGAGGCCTTGCAGGCATATCGAGACACACTGACTCAGATCTTGAAAGAACGCGATGTTAAATGGGAGAAGAAAACTTGCTGGAACAGGCCTGACATTGAAGCAGCGATGCGTCTTCGAAGGCAAGGGAAAAGATTTTTTATGATGAAGAAACGAATCGGACGAATTCCAGGGATTAGAGTTGGTGACGAGTTTCAGAACAGGGCTGCACTAACTGTCGTTGGCCTTCATTGCCAGTTCCGCAAGGGTATTGATTATATCAAGAACAGCAATGGGAAAATCTATGCCACAAGCATCGTTAACTCTGCCCGATATGACAACGACAGTGTAGAATCTCCGGATACCTTGATATACTCAGGCGAAGGTGGAAATCCTGGCGTTACAGATTCAGAAAAACGACTCGAGGATCAAAAACTTGAACGTGGAAATCTTGCGCTAAGGAATAGTATGGAAGCAAAAAGTCATGTTAGGGTAGTTCGTTGCTTTAAATGCTTATCGGCCAGCAGCACTGCTTATTTTTACGATGGTCTCTACAATGTAACAGGTTGTTGGCAAAAAAGAGCGAAATTTGGCAAacttgtttatgtgtttttgctGAGAAGAGAGCCGGGCCAACCAAAATTTGCCATCCCGCGTAGGAAAGTCTCGAGCAAGTCGATGAAGACGCCTGCTACTCCTATCCTTTGTAAAAACGACATCTCTCAAGGGAAAGAGAAGACGCCTATTCGCGCAGTCAATAAAGTAGACAGTGATGAGAGTCCTCCATCTTTCAATTACATATCCGATACCATTTATCCAGATTTCGTCAAGAGCACCGAGACCAGACAGACAGGGTGCGATTGCAAAGATGGATGCTCTGAATCTAAGCCGTGTCCTTGCATAATGAAGAACAAAGGGGTTTTGCCATATAACGACAAGGGACGTAGGACGAATAGGAGCTCCTCCATTGTCTATGAGTGTGGTGCAGGGTGTAAGTGCTCTTCTTCATGCAAAAATAGAGTCAGCCAACGGGGAGTATGTTCCACGTTTAAACTTGAAGTGTTCAAGACTAGATCAAAAGCATGGGATGTTAGGTCGCTCGCGTGGATTCCAAGAGATAGTTTTGTTTGTGAGTACGTCGGAGAAGTAGTAGTACTTGAGTATAACAACAATGGTTTTCAAGACGCTTCTGAGCAGCGGCAGGAGCAGAAGCAGCAGCCTTTCTGTTTTCCTCTTATGTTGTTATCATCATCGGGAGGGGAAAAGAGTAGCAGGTTGGCCGTTGATGCCGCGAAACGTGGAAATGTGGGGAGATTTGTGAATCACAGTCCGTCGCCTAATCTGTATGTCCAACGCGTCCTCTTTGATCATGGAGACCCGAGAATGCCACACATGATGTTGTTTGCTAAGAAGGACATACGACCTTGTCAAGAGCTAACCCTTGATTTTAACTGCAATGTTGTAGCGAACCAAGCTTGA